The proteins below are encoded in one region of Halocatena salina:
- a CDS encoding tyrosine-type recombinase/integrase yields MSQSDVIEVLQALDPDLVEHVRELDENAPGSLQPITPEEAITRFLENKSTDIRPNTIAEYRRKLTHFEHFCDTLQIENLNDLDGRQLQEYRQWRRTESTDQTTPLSNKTLRDDMYLLRDFFRFLGQIEGVPAGFHEKINVPELNETDGVRDVRLDPDRLRSILEYFKKYEYATRTHVIWAFHAHTGRRPGCLHSLDLEDLHLNRDNPYVEFHHRPEETSLKNGVKGEGQISISDDVAQVFRDYIDNNRIEVTTESGRSPFITSNHGRLSKSTMRKHVYKWSRPCTLSGECPHDRDIDACEAAQRDDAASRCPSSRPPYALRHGYLTQKRQEGVPDRTLSERCDVSREIIEKHYDERTDEEKRALRQRILDKTREESSGGGYL; encoded by the coding sequence GTGAGCCAATCGGACGTAATCGAAGTTCTACAGGCGTTGGATCCAGATTTAGTCGAGCATGTGCGTGAATTAGACGAGAACGCGCCTGGAAGTCTGCAACCGATCACTCCCGAAGAAGCGATCACCCGATTCTTGGAAAACAAATCGACGGATATCCGTCCTAATACAATTGCTGAATATCGGCGGAAGCTCACACACTTTGAACACTTCTGTGACACACTGCAGATCGAGAACTTGAACGACCTCGACGGACGTCAGCTTCAGGAGTACCGCCAGTGGCGGCGTACCGAATCGACCGATCAAACCACTCCGCTGTCAAACAAAACGCTTAGGGATGATATGTATCTCCTTCGTGACTTCTTCCGGTTTCTTGGACAAATCGAAGGTGTTCCTGCGGGCTTCCACGAAAAGATCAATGTCCCAGAACTCAACGAGACTGACGGCGTTCGAGATGTTCGGCTCGATCCAGATCGACTTAGATCAATTTTGGAGTATTTCAAGAAGTACGAGTACGCAACTCGTACGCACGTCATTTGGGCATTTCATGCTCATACAGGCCGACGCCCTGGCTGTCTCCACTCACTTGATCTCGAAGATCTCCATCTCAACCGTGACAATCCGTACGTTGAATTCCATCATCGACCCGAGGAAACATCCCTGAAAAACGGTGTGAAGGGCGAAGGCCAGATCTCTATTTCCGATGACGTTGCGCAGGTTTTCCGTGACTATATCGATAACAACAGGATCGAAGTCACGACGGAAAGTGGACGGTCACCCTTTATCACCTCGAATCACGGTCGACTCTCGAAATCAACGATGCGAAAACACGTCTACAAGTGGAGTCGCCCGTGTACTCTTTCTGGAGAGTGTCCCCATGATCGCGATATCGACGCTTGTGAAGCAGCTCAACGAGACGATGCTGCATCACGGTGTCCCTCCAGTCGGCCACCATACGCACTTCGTCACGGGTACCTCACTCAGAAACGTCAGGAAGGCGTTCCTGATCGAACACTCAGCGAACGGTGTGATGTTAGTAGAGAGATAATTGAGAAGCACTACGACGAACGGACTGACGAAGAGAAGCGGGCTCTCCGCCAGCGAATCTTGGACAAGACTCGAGAGGAGAGTTCTGGGGGTGGGTACCTGTGA
- a CDS encoding PIN domain-containing protein — MNDEHVSYPARIVIDANTLISATLTPGITREMLLTTEDELYSPAFIRDELDKHRAVLRDKSGLADADLDTLLDALFTPIETLPEDRTTRYHKQAEQAMDEIDVKDALYVAAALELNAAIWSNDPDLHEQTLTPALTTEAMVARVRQAQRETGDASDREE; from the coding sequence ATGAACGACGAGCACGTTTCGTACCCGGCGAGGATCGTTATCGATGCAAACACGCTCATTTCGGCAACGTTGACGCCCGGGATCACCCGAGAGATGCTCCTCACAACCGAGGATGAACTCTACTCACCCGCGTTCATTCGTGACGAACTGGACAAGCATCGGGCCGTGCTCAGGGACAAGTCCGGCCTTGCAGACGCAGACCTTGACACACTCCTCGATGCGCTTTTCACGCCGATCGAGACCCTTCCGGAGGATCGTACAACCCGGTATCACAAGCAAGCAGAGCAAGCAATGGACGAGATCGATGTCAAGGACGCGCTCTATGTCGCTGCTGCGCTCGAACTCAACGCAGCAATCTGGAGTAATGACCCCGATCTCCACGAACAGACGCTGACGCCAGCTCTCACAACAGAGGCAATGGTCGCACGAGTCCGGCAGGCACAACGAGAGACCGGTGATGCGTCCGACCGGGAAGAGTGA
- a CDS encoding transcription initiation factor IIB family protein, with amino-acid sequence MDQTYEQFEAVCNKCGYVVHDASDVTNQPEKAIADLTETPETLSPSWLNYCTVQNATEDRLARGIDVLDGIGDSLEIGVDVRFRGAELYGESIREKLTDGRDADVIVTAALYCAAKEHGVPLPSVVLIDTAGINSRTFYRVVRVLDDSLDLALPTPVPSDYLPYFSSTLGLSERQEHESQRLLNEISTKYATSGKNPVGFVAAIVYTILAGERTQSEISDAAGISQETLRVRIAECREVGILE; translated from the coding sequence ATGGATCAGACGTACGAACAGTTCGAGGCCGTCTGTAACAAGTGTGGCTACGTCGTACACGACGCCTCTGATGTGACGAACCAGCCGGAGAAAGCGATTGCAGACCTAACGGAAACGCCAGAAACGCTCTCCCCTTCGTGGCTCAATTACTGCACAGTCCAGAATGCAACCGAAGACCGATTGGCCCGCGGGATCGACGTATTGGATGGGATCGGCGACAGTCTAGAGATCGGTGTCGACGTTCGATTTCGAGGTGCCGAGCTATACGGTGAATCTATTCGAGAGAAGCTTACAGATGGTCGAGATGCTGATGTGATCGTAACAGCCGCCCTCTACTGCGCCGCGAAAGAGCACGGTGTGCCACTACCATCGGTAGTACTCATCGATACGGCCGGGATCAACTCGCGAACGTTCTATCGAGTAGTACGCGTACTGGATGACTCGCTCGATCTTGCTCTCCCGACGCCCGTACCTAGTGATTACCTGCCCTACTTCAGTTCGACGTTGGGACTCAGTGAACGACAAGAGCACGAAAGCCAGCGGCTACTAAACGAGATCAGTACAAAATACGCTACGTCGGGGAAGAATCCAGTTGGATTCGTGGCGGCAATAGTGTATACGATTCTCGCTGGCGAGCGAACACAGAGCGAGATCAGTGATGCAGCGGGCATTTCTCAGGAAACGCTGCGCGTCAGGATCGCGGAGTGCAGAGAGGTGGGGATCCTTGAGTGA
- a CDS encoding geranylgeranylglycerol-phosphate geranylgeranyltransferase translates to MNRLRGLIELTRPVNALAAGILTLIGAYVGSNIVQHLIPVGAASVATVLATGAGNAVNDYFDREIDRINAPDRPIPRGDVSPRGALTLSIGLFAAAVGISLVLPWLAIAIAVVNLIALVAYTELFKGLPGVGNVVVACLGGSTFLFGGAAVESGSLETVAILALLAALSTICREIVKDVEDIDGDRQEGLNTLPIAIGARPALFIALVSCLATVFASPIPYLDDTFGRAYLAVVIPADLVLLGATMEAFRNPSAAQSHMKYGMFLAAAAFIAGRAVV, encoded by the coding sequence ATGAACAGGCTTCGTGGACTGATCGAACTCACTCGTCCCGTGAACGCCCTCGCTGCGGGGATACTCACGCTCATCGGCGCGTACGTCGGCAGTAACATCGTTCAACATCTGATTCCTGTGGGTGCTGCCAGTGTCGCGACCGTTCTCGCAACCGGTGCGGGCAACGCCGTCAACGACTATTTTGACCGGGAGATTGATCGCATCAACGCCCCCGATCGGCCCATCCCACGAGGAGACGTGTCACCACGCGGAGCACTTACGCTGAGTATCGGTCTTTTTGCTGCCGCTGTTGGGATCTCTCTCGTGCTTCCGTGGCTTGCGATCGCCATCGCAGTGGTCAATCTCATTGCTCTCGTCGCCTACACGGAACTGTTCAAGGGACTACCGGGCGTTGGGAACGTAGTCGTGGCGTGTCTCGGGGGAAGTACGTTTTTGTTCGGTGGCGCAGCAGTGGAAAGTGGTTCCTTGGAGACGGTCGCGATCCTTGCCCTCCTAGCAGCGCTTTCGACGATCTGCCGTGAGATCGTGAAAGACGTTGAGGACATCGACGGCGACCGGCAAGAGGGGCTTAACACGCTTCCGATCGCTATCGGAGCGCGACCAGCCCTCTTCATCGCGCTCGTGAGCTGTCTCGCAACAGTGTTTGCGAGTCCCATTCCGTATCTCGACGATACGTTTGGTCGTGCGTATCTCGCGGTCGTGATCCCGGCTGATCTGGTGTTGCTCGGGGCAACGATGGAGGCGTTCCGTAATCCTTCCGCGGCTCAGTCCCACATGAAATACGGCATGTTCCTCGCAGCAGCGGCGTTCATCGCCGGGCGAGCAGTGGTTTGA
- a CDS encoding DUF7344 domain-containing protein has product MSNSEEALSALYHALRAPRRRAVIHFLQQNDDEVITTRELARQIASREQGLTDQQATGEPYRNVYNALSQTHLPTLARAGIIIYDPQRQTVLHGKRFELAALLLEINTPTVKTFGSMTEENDDDPHNHR; this is encoded by the coding sequence ATGAGTAACTCGGAAGAGGCGCTGTCGGCACTCTATCACGCTCTTCGAGCGCCTCGACGACGAGCTGTTATTCACTTTCTCCAGCAGAACGATGACGAGGTGATAACGACGCGCGAATTGGCTCGACAGATCGCAAGCCGTGAACAAGGTCTTACTGACCAACAAGCCACTGGAGAGCCGTATCGGAACGTCTACAACGCACTGTCTCAGACGCATTTACCGACACTAGCGCGCGCTGGCATCATCATCTACGACCCACAGCGCCAGACGGTCCTTCACGGAAAACGGTTCGAGCTTGCGGCACTCCTTCTTGAGATCAACACGCCCACTGTCAAGACGTTTGGTTCAATGACGGAGGAAAATGACGACGACCCCCACAATCACCGATAG
- a CDS encoding CRISPR-associated protein Cas4, producing MESIDDGSTGRERSVLDELLAALSETQFQHWYKERQYRKNIEEGTPHYNESGFVPSPERHSPSKLLQCHRKITYQQCNAPAEQPEPKGIFWFGAQFETEIAIPFLRYAATEQSTYVRNTDWIEYSVDTVDESLEIKGSTDPVIVDSGAVPLLPTEIKTKQSLNHVSSPMRHHTAQLHAYMVGLSEKYDIDLTTGLIVYGSRESLEIQTFEIEFNERFWNDVVLDWATDHTKHRLQEDLPPAKPESNWECKFCSYRERCGKGTTSYDDAGVSGFLPGFTGYPRARVIEYLEGNPDAVLTPALALQYPDLAERYEVADWYCDACSSRIEWDVVTSATEPLCPHCAEEGELTVLSRPPQQHQVDE from the coding sequence ATGGAGTCGATAGACGACGGTTCAACCGGGCGTGAGCGATCAGTTCTTGATGAGCTACTTGCTGCACTCTCAGAAACCCAATTTCAGCACTGGTACAAGGAGCGTCAGTATCGGAAGAACATCGAGGAGGGAACCCCACACTACAATGAATCTGGGTTCGTTCCCAGTCCAGAACGACATAGCCCCAGTAAACTCCTCCAGTGCCACCGAAAAATCACGTATCAACAGTGTAACGCACCAGCAGAACAACCGGAGCCGAAGGGCATCTTCTGGTTCGGAGCCCAGTTCGAGACGGAGATCGCGATTCCATTCCTACGATACGCGGCCACAGAACAGAGCACCTACGTTCGCAACACGGATTGGATCGAGTATTCCGTCGATACTGTCGACGAATCTTTAGAGATCAAGGGTTCCACAGATCCAGTCATCGTCGACTCGGGCGCGGTTCCACTCCTACCAACTGAGATCAAGACCAAACAATCACTCAACCATGTGTCTTCGCCAATGCGACACCATACTGCGCAGCTTCACGCGTACATGGTTGGTCTCTCCGAGAAATACGATATAGATCTGACAACGGGACTCATCGTCTACGGAAGTCGGGAGTCGCTGGAGATACAAACGTTCGAGATCGAATTTAACGAACGTTTCTGGAACGACGTTGTGTTGGACTGGGCTACGGATCACACGAAACACCGTCTTCAAGAAGATCTGCCGCCCGCTAAGCCGGAGTCAAACTGGGAGTGTAAATTCTGCTCATACCGCGAGCGCTGTGGAAAAGGTACTACATCGTACGATGATGCTGGCGTTTCTGGGTTCCTCCCTGGATTTACTGGCTATCCACGAGCGAGAGTGATCGAATATCTCGAAGGGAATCCTGATGCGGTTCTCACGCCGGCCCTCGCGCTCCAATACCCAGATCTCGCAGAGAGATACGAGGTTGCCGACTGGTACTGTGATGCATGTAGCTCCCGAATCGAGTGGGACGTGGTCACTTCGGCAACAGAACCGCTGTGTCCACACTGTGCAGAGGAGGGGGAACTCACCGTGTTATCGAGACCACCTCAGCAACATCAGGTAGACGAATGA
- a CDS encoding HAD family hydrolase, with protein MSDLAKKQVVILDLDRTICTYSRSKEEVLMRAFEECGLESFFTIEAFEAAMETFEGDDAVTTKSDCRRKSCEALAVEHGYARSIGTELGEVYSHRWRYGPVEFLDGSETALSMLADQYELSLITNAEEAVQRPKLEHLDIRPLFETIVYAGHDTEYKPHPEPFERALQERGVVSDDALYVGDNFESDVLGADAVGIDTVWVSNESPPTDAETLPTVQIGSLAELPSLLGV; from the coding sequence ATGTCTGATTTGGCAAAGAAACAGGTCGTCATTCTCGATCTTGATCGGACGATTTGTACGTACAGTCGATCAAAGGAGGAGGTTCTAATGCGTGCGTTCGAAGAGTGTGGGTTGGAGTCGTTTTTCACGATCGAGGCGTTCGAGGCAGCGATGGAGACGTTTGAAGGTGATGATGCGGTAACGACGAAGTCGGACTGCCGTCGTAAAAGCTGTGAAGCACTGGCAGTTGAACATGGCTATGCTCGCTCTATCGGCACCGAACTCGGAGAGGTGTACTCTCATCGGTGGAGATACGGTCCGGTTGAGTTCCTTGACGGGTCTGAGACGGCGCTCTCGATGCTCGCCGACCAGTACGAGCTCAGTCTCATAACGAACGCCGAAGAAGCAGTCCAGCGGCCGAAACTGGAGCATCTCGACATCCGTCCCCTGTTCGAGACGATCGTCTACGCCGGGCATGACACCGAATATAAGCCGCATCCAGAACCGTTCGAACGGGCGTTACAGGAACGAGGCGTAGTTTCTGACGACGCGCTCTATGTTGGCGATAACTTCGAGTCCGATGTGCTCGGTGCTGACGCTGTTGGGATTGACACGGTGTGGGTGTCCAACGAGTCCCCACCAACCGACGCCGAGACACTACCAACCGTCCAGATTGGCTCGTTAGCGGAGCTCCCATCGCTTCTCGGTGTGTAA
- a CDS encoding ComEC/Rec2 family competence protein gives MTHIHDDHVDGVRVLKDTGYTIDQAYQPSAIRYETGKDGRVKRAVLGAYFEALSDHGIEPNEINQLTEGDPILEEEDTTLTALSPPATAKTVETTSQTSGHWCTLKPEKANGNGVVCKFEGPNGVSGLFMGDVGDESAHNAESWLVEQHDESDSDVDLNTNILFLGHHGSKNSTGEKFLNEVDPAHVVISSGLDNNYTSKNQYDGHPHDETLKRLHEREIDVHWTAVHGTVDTTVEEENITLDHDTTIETTDAADIAALKYYGQENDLDQEALAEIEEITRSELPEETPEWVNEVSLVTEQSTIDPEKIEELHELETERKDLKAEKYQLEETRDELHETKTDLEQEYETDTGLTERLTGAVGSLWDGKTTGDGMSQKDTTVDHREEEPDPTEDEGHDRPSTDADTHPSEAEADPQDGDAEQSDDIDATIAAYEQRNAVLRAEVTELTEQVEDLMAHVGTLEQEISSPGLLDRLTAAISSDTGDTQPTEIRRARFSETASSLADTDTETTTEETESTDQEHAKTTREKETTQEQAQPTAHTSDQTRSTSTHQEQDSSRDRSDESGFSL, from the coding sequence GTGACACATATCCATGATGACCACGTTGATGGTGTTCGGGTGCTCAAAGATACCGGCTACACCATCGATCAAGCATATCAACCAAGCGCTATTCGATACGAGACTGGAAAGGATGGTCGAGTCAAAAGGGCCGTATTAGGTGCATATTTTGAGGCATTATCTGATCACGGGATCGAACCCAATGAAATCAACCAGCTCACTGAGGGCGACCCAATACTCGAAGAGGAAGACACCACCCTCACAGCTCTCTCCCCTCCAGCAACCGCGAAGACGGTTGAGACGACGAGCCAGACCTCTGGCCATTGGTGTACGCTCAAGCCGGAAAAGGCGAACGGTAACGGCGTCGTCTGTAAGTTTGAGGGTCCGAACGGCGTTTCGGGACTGTTTATGGGCGATGTAGGCGATGAGAGTGCTCACAATGCCGAAAGCTGGCTGGTCGAACAGCACGATGAATCCGACAGCGACGTGGATCTGAACACCAACATCCTGTTTCTCGGTCACCACGGCTCAAAGAACTCAACGGGTGAGAAGTTTCTCAACGAGGTCGATCCCGCGCACGTTGTGATTTCGAGCGGGCTCGACAACAACTACACCAGTAAGAATCAGTATGACGGTCACCCACACGACGAAACCCTCAAACGCCTCCACGAGCGGGAGATCGATGTTCACTGGACGGCCGTCCACGGAACGGTAGACACGACCGTCGAAGAGGAGAACATCACACTCGATCACGACACCACGATCGAAACCACCGACGCGGCCGACATCGCCGCGCTGAAATACTACGGGCAGGAGAACGATCTCGACCAGGAGGCTCTCGCCGAGATTGAGGAAATCACGCGCTCGGAGCTGCCTGAAGAGACACCCGAGTGGGTGAATGAGGTCTCGCTCGTCACTGAACAGTCCACGATTGATCCGGAGAAAATCGAGGAACTCCATGAGCTGGAAACCGAACGGAAAGATCTCAAAGCGGAGAAATACCAACTCGAAGAGACTCGCGACGAACTCCATGAAACGAAGACTGACCTCGAACAGGAGTATGAAACCGATACAGGGTTGACTGAGCGTCTCACTGGGGCTGTTGGTTCACTCTGGGATGGTAAAACCACTGGCGATGGGATGTCCCAGAAGGACACGACAGTCGACCACCGAGAAGAGGAACCGGACCCCACCGAAGATGAGGGACATGATCGTCCGTCCACAGACGCAGACACACACCCCAGTGAGGCTGAGGCCGATCCACAGGACGGCGACGCCGAGCAGTCAGATGATATTGATGCCACGATTGCCGCCTACGAACAGCGAAACGCCGTGCTGAGAGCCGAGGTCACCGAACTCACCGAACAGGTTGAGGACCTGATGGCTCATGTCGGGACGCTTGAACAGGAAATCTCCTCTCCAGGTCTGCTCGATCGTCTCACCGCGGCTATCAGTTCCGATACGGGCGATACCCAGCCGACTGAAATCCGACGCGCACGCTTTTCGGAAACAGCCTCCTCGCTGGCGGACACTGACACGGAGACGACGACGGAAGAGACAGAATCGACGGATCAAGAGCACGCCAAAACCACCAGAGAAAAGGAAACGACTCAAGAGCAAGCGCAACCGACAGCCCACACGTCCGACCAGACGCGTTCTACATCGACACATCAGGAACAAGATTCCAGCAGAGATCGCTCCGATGAGAGTGGATTCTCACTCTAA
- a CDS encoding recombinase family protein, translating into MRSGKGDRILSHIRSRVQSLKRWIPRVHLERQPSSKKESDARSNQSRLTAFESEDSDLDSVSPDDPPQNEPDKDRHTGIIYARVSTQKQVTDGTSLESQIAILREIADNEGISLECEPIRDKGETGTSFDRDGIQEVFQQAQKEAVSYLLVQDISRIGRAAAETLYFIYLLQTECDVTLVTPSGEQDISSTQGLLRTHLMSLMGQLMNEMRLRKANESVIRSFIDEKDWRAYNPIIPLGYSATEDGWIEKDPELAPVVQETFHEFIDCENYAETKRRIENEYGPVFDGHRIKTCLQEHAYIGRPQVSAEAASDYHGTRVIDDPALQMIEEETFDEVQAIIERKNEIHAMNDDTEEIVDFIEEFDLFGVVESSPAVTLRCENCGSNEMVKNGQRDLTGTSLSAYMYRCKECSTTRKWPRDSEYSHMKLLQEIPQLRGLREQLTNN; encoded by the coding sequence ATGCGATCAGGGAAGGGTGACCGTATCCTATCTCATATAAGAAGCCGAGTACAGAGCTTAAAGCGTTGGATTCCACGAGTCCATTTAGAGCGTCAACCCTCATCCAAGAAGGAGTCAGATGCTCGATCGAATCAATCACGTCTTACAGCGTTTGAGTCCGAGGACTCGGACTTAGATTCGGTATCTCCCGACGATCCACCGCAAAATGAACCAGACAAGGATCGTCATACGGGGATCATCTACGCCCGCGTCAGCACTCAGAAACAAGTCACCGATGGTACGAGTCTCGAATCGCAGATCGCTATCCTGAGGGAGATTGCCGACAACGAAGGAATTTCCCTTGAGTGTGAGCCGATTCGAGACAAAGGAGAGACAGGGACGAGCTTCGATCGAGATGGGATTCAAGAGGTGTTTCAGCAGGCGCAAAAGGAGGCTGTTTCCTATCTCCTCGTTCAAGACATCAGTCGGATCGGACGAGCAGCAGCTGAAACGCTCTATTTCATCTATCTCCTCCAGACGGAGTGTGACGTGACACTGGTGACGCCATCCGGTGAGCAGGATATCAGTAGTACCCAAGGTCTCCTACGGACACACCTGATGTCGTTGATGGGCCAGCTGATGAATGAGATGCGGCTCCGGAAAGCAAACGAATCCGTCATCCGCAGTTTCATTGACGAGAAAGATTGGCGAGCATACAATCCAATTATTCCACTAGGATATTCGGCGACAGAGGACGGCTGGATCGAGAAGGACCCAGAGCTGGCTCCAGTCGTTCAAGAGACCTTCCACGAATTCATTGACTGTGAAAATTACGCAGAGACAAAACGACGGATCGAGAACGAGTACGGTCCCGTATTCGATGGACATCGAATCAAAACCTGTCTACAGGAGCACGCGTACATTGGGAGGCCCCAGGTATCAGCTGAAGCCGCCAGTGACTATCACGGCACGCGGGTGATTGACGATCCAGCATTGCAGATGATTGAAGAAGAGACGTTCGATGAGGTCCAAGCAATCATCGAACGAAAAAACGAAATCCATGCCATGAACGACGACACGGAAGAAATCGTGGATTTCATCGAGGAATTCGACCTGTTCGGTGTCGTCGAATCGAGTCCAGCTGTCACACTCAGGTGTGAGAACTGTGGTAGTAATGAGATGGTAAAAAACGGACAACGGGATCTAACCGGTACGTCACTATCTGCGTACATGTATCGGTGTAAGGAATGTAGCACCACGAGAAAATGGCCGAGAGACAGTGAGTACAGCCATATGAAACTCCTTCAAGAGATTCCCCAACTCCGTGGACTGCGCGAGCAACTGACCAACAACTGA
- a CDS encoding MarR family transcriptional regulator gives MRPRIDWMTQGDERIMEFLYEKEIVASPSVIAANIDYTGEYISRRCRTLTDAELLQRVDASNYRLTALGESFITGEATADEIEFDG, from the coding sequence ATGCGGCCACGGATAGATTGGATGACTCAAGGGGATGAGCGCATCATGGAGTTTCTCTACGAGAAGGAAATTGTTGCATCCCCCTCAGTGATCGCCGCGAATATCGATTACACGGGAGAGTACATCTCTCGACGATGTCGAACGCTCACAGACGCCGAACTTCTGCAACGAGTGGATGCCTCGAACTACCGGCTTACAGCGCTCGGTGAATCGTTCATTACAGGTGAGGCCACAGCAGATGAAATAGAATTCGACGGATAG
- a CDS encoding CoA-binding protein produces the protein MVRSTDDSTLRSILDADTIAVVGCSSTPGKDAHEIPKYLAEHGYTVVPVNPYAEEIFGQTAYDSLSEVDDEIDIVDVFRPSEEVDGIVMEVLDRDDVETVWLQLGIRDDRAGRRVESSGRQFVQDSCMKVEHRRLLG, from the coding sequence ATGGTTCGCTCGACGGACGACAGCACACTCCGTTCGATCCTCGACGCAGACACCATCGCCGTGGTTGGCTGTTCGTCGACTCCCGGGAAGGATGCTCACGAAATCCCGAAGTATCTGGCCGAACACGGGTATACGGTCGTTCCCGTCAACCCTTACGCCGAGGAAATCTTCGGTCAGACCGCGTACGACTCTCTGAGTGAGGTCGATGACGAAATCGATATCGTCGACGTTTTTCGGCCGAGCGAAGAAGTGGACGGCATCGTTATGGAGGTGCTCGACCGGGATGACGTCGAAACCGTCTGGCTCCAACTCGGGATTCGGGACGACAGAGCTGGCCGGCGAGTGGAGTCGTCTGGACGGCAGTTCGTCCAAGACAGCTGTATGAAAGTAGAACACCGACGGCTGTTAGGATAA
- a CDS encoding recombinase family protein translates to MSEPRWRAAHSSEAQEQSDVAIYARTSSRNQRFGYSLNEQVRVCIEHCEMLGWTVAFIYKDEAESGKDTDRPMFQKLLRAAKQRHFDVIMFWKLDRFSRSLMHAVQLETEVRTHGVGLYSVTEQIDTTSAAGRFNFRNIASAAEFERDMIQQRTQMGLRALALDHKWPNDQPPLGYAKRADGTLRLEKSEAELVREIFDLYLQERSMPAVAELLNGRETTTKAGNRWCARAVGDVLRNSIYIGEYEVGDIVETVPEYRIVDDDVFQRVTAVRHRFRREKEKRTSMPASRKERIVNEMLDTYDEYLQSYRC, encoded by the coding sequence TTGAGTGAGCCGAGATGGAGAGCGGCTCATTCCTCCGAAGCCCAAGAGCAGAGTGATGTCGCTATCTACGCCCGGACCTCATCGAGAAATCAGCGCTTCGGGTATTCGTTGAACGAACAGGTTCGGGTGTGTATCGAGCACTGTGAGATGTTGGGCTGGACAGTCGCCTTCATCTACAAAGACGAAGCGGAGAGTGGAAAGGACACGGATAGACCGATGTTTCAGAAGTTGCTGCGGGCAGCCAAACAGAGACATTTCGACGTGATCATGTTCTGGAAGTTGGATCGCTTCTCCCGGAGTCTCATGCACGCAGTCCAGCTAGAGACGGAGGTGCGGACACACGGAGTGGGGTTGTACAGCGTTACCGAACAGATCGATACGACATCAGCGGCTGGCCGCTTCAACTTCCGGAACATTGCGAGCGCTGCCGAGTTCGAACGAGACATGATCCAGCAGCGAACGCAGATGGGACTCAGAGCGCTTGCGCTCGATCATAAGTGGCCGAACGATCAACCACCGCTCGGGTACGCAAAACGCGCTGATGGCACACTACGGCTTGAGAAGTCTGAAGCCGAGCTAGTTCGGGAGATATTCGACCTGTATCTTCAAGAACGATCGATGCCTGCGGTCGCAGAGCTGCTCAACGGAAGAGAAACAACCACCAAAGCGGGAAACCGATGGTGTGCCCGCGCAGTTGGAGACGTTCTCCGCAACAGCATCTATATCGGGGAGTACGAAGTCGGTGATATAGTTGAGACCGTCCCCGAATATCGCATCGTCGATGACGATGTCTTCCAGCGGGTTACTGCTGTGAGACATCGTTTTCGGAGAGAGAAAGAGAAACGGACTTCGATGCCCGCCTCCCGTAAAGAGAGAATCGTCAACGAGATGCTCGACACATACGATGAGTATTTGCAGAGCTATCGCTGCTGA